Genomic segment of Syntrophorhabdales bacterium:
TGCCATCTATCACGCACACCGCAGGGTACATCTAACTCTTCAACTTTGTGCAAGAGCCTCCGCGTATGATCTTCAACTTTTTCTACTTTGTCTTTCGCTTCCAGATACTCGGCTGCAATTCGCATCATGGCCATCATCATAGCGTTCAAAGTATTGACAATGCTGTAATCTTTTATAACATCTCTTATTCTCGCGTCTACAAACTCAGCCGCCCTAACAATCTGCTGCTCGTCTTCTCCGACAAACGTGTAGACCTGGTTCAGGATGTTTACCTCAACTTTTCTGTCCTGCCTGCCCTTTCGGTCCTGTCCGTCCTGCTTACCCATCACCCTTCT
This window contains:
- a CDS encoding cell division protein ZapA; the encoded protein is MGKQDGQDRKGRQDRKVEVNILNQVYTFVGEDEQQIVRAAEFVDARIRDVIKDYSIVNTLNAMMMAMMRIAAEYLEAKDKVEKVEDHTRRLLHKVEELDVPCGVRDRW